The following proteins come from a genomic window of Ailuropoda melanoleuca isolate Jingjing chromosome 2, ASM200744v2, whole genome shotgun sequence:
- the PALMD gene encoding palmdelphin — MEEAELVKERLQAITDKRKIQEEISQKRLKIEEEKLKHQHLKKKALREKWLLDGVSSGKEQEEMKKQNQQDQHQIQVLEQSILRLEKEIQDLEKAELQISTNEEEILKKLKSVERTTEDIIRSVKVEKEETSEESIEDIYANIPDLPKSYVPSRLRKERNEGIGDDEQNRKALYAMEIKVEKDLKTGESTVLSSIPLPSDDFKGTGIKVYDDGQKSVYAVSSNHGAAYNGTDGLAPVEVEEILRQASERNSKSPTEYHEPVYANPFCRPTTPQREKVTPGPNFQERIKMKANGLGNDMNESIHNLDNGLPEGRGNSFNHVSPVRPTPQPRSMTQQAEEMPHTLQKQLMTPWEESNAMQDKYVASPKARLSPSEALVVKSEHQDSSAACQEDEEDIRYNIVHSLPSDMADSEPVTMIFMGYQQAEDNEEEKKLLAGYDGIIHAELVVIDDEEEGEGEAEKPSYHPVAPYSQAYQPATPTPLPRKRSEVNPCENTNHKSPHKNSISRKEQEESLGNPVQHSPLDVQIAGDGTEDPSLTALRMRMAKLGKKVI, encoded by the exons gacaaaagaaaaatacaggaagaaatCTCACAGAAGCGTctgaaaatagaggaagaaaaactaaagCACCAGCATCTGAAG AAAAAGGCCTTAAGGGAGAAATGGCTTCTCGATGGAGTCAGCAGCggaaaagaacaagaagagatgAAGAAGCAAAATCAACAAGACCAGCACCAGATCCAGGTTCTAGAACAAAGTATCCTCAG ACTTGAGAAAGAGATCCAAGATCTCGAAAAAGCTGAGCTGCAAATCTCAACCAatgaagaggaaattttaaagaaactaaaatcaGTTGAGAGGACAACAGAAGACATAATAAGG TCTGtgaaggtggaaaaggaagaaacatcaGAAG AGTCAATCGAAGACATCTATGCTAATATCCCTGACCTTCCAAAATCCTACGTGCCTTCCAgattaaggaaggaaagaaatgaaggaataggagatgatgaacaaaacagaaaag CTTTGTATGCCATGGAAATTAAAGTCGAAAAAGACTTGAAAACTGGAGAAAGTACAGTCCTGTCGTCAATACCTCTCCCCTCAGATGACTTTAAAGGTACAGGGATAAAAGTTTACGACGACGGGCAAAAGTCAGTATACGCAGTGAGCTCTAATCACGGTGCGGCGTACAACGGCACCGATGGCCTGGCCCCAGTGGAGGTGGAGGAAATTTTGAGACAAGCCTCCGAGAGAAACTCTAAATCCCCAACAGAGTATCATGAGCCTGTCTATGCCAATCCATTTTGCAGGCCTACAACTCCACAGAGGGAGAAGGTAACTCCTGGACCAAACTTTCAAGAAAGGATAAAGATGAAAGCTAACGGACTAGGTAATGATATGAATGAATCCATACACAATCTGGACAATGGGCTCCCAGAAGGGAGGGGCAACAGTTTCAATCATGTCAGCCCCGTTCGGCCGACACCTCAACCCCGATCAATGACTCAGCAAGCTGAGGAGATGCCCCACACCCTACAAAAGCAGCTGATGACTCCTTGGGAAGAATCCAATGCGATGCAGGACAAATACGTGgcctctccaaaggcaagactGAGTCCCAGTGAAGCACTAGTTGTCAAGTCAGAACACCAGGATTCTTCTGCTGCTTGCCAGGAGGACGAGGAAGACATTAGATATAATATCGTTCATTCCCTGCCTTCTGATATGGCCGATTCAGAACCTGTGACGATGATTTTCATGGGGTATCAGCAGGCAGaagacaatgaagaagaaaagaagcttCTGGCAGGGTATGACGGGATCATCCATGCTGAGCTGGTTGTGATTGACGATGAGGAGGAGGGTGAAGGGGAAGCTGAGAAGCCGTCCTACCATCCCGTAGCTCCCTACAGTCAGGCTTACCAGCCAGCCACACCAACGCCGCTTCCTAGAAAGAGATCAGAAGTTAATCCCTGTGAAAACACAAACCACAAATCTCCCCACAAAAATTCCATATCCCggaaagagcaagaagaaagcTTAGGCAACCCGGTTCAACACTCTCCGCTTGACGTTCAGATCGCCGGAGATGGGACTGAGGACCCGTCCTTAACAG ctttAAGGATGAGAATGgcaaaactggggaaaaaagttATCTGA